TAAAGGAACGATCAGCATATCGATATGGACAGTGTTGATAAGCTGACGAGCGGAAGACATCAGTTTGCTCCAGAAGTCCTGATGATGGCCGCACAGCACCAGATCGATGTCGTATTTCTTAATCGCATCAACCAGTACTTGGCCTAAATCACCGCTGCCGCTCAGGGTTTCAGCGATAGGATAGCCCGCGTTTTGTGCCAGCTCTGTCAGCGCATCGTGGGTCTCTTCAGAGACGCGTTTTTGCATGTCGCCCATGTTAACGTCAATCAGCCCAGTGTACAGATCGGAGTAATTGACATCCACGTGGATCAGAGAAACCTTCGCATCGTAAGGCCGAGCCATTGATACCGCTTTCTCTACCAGAACGCTGCTTTCCGGGGAGAGGTCAACTGCAATCAGAATGTGTTTATATGCCATAAGAGAACTCCTTCTGTAGGATCCGCTAACTTCTTTAAATAAATAATAGCACCAGTGCGCCCGATGAAAGTGGTAGGTCGATCACAGCCTACGTGAACAATCACGGTATTGCACAATCTCATCGTCGCTTTGAATATAAAGTAACGTGCTTTTGTTGGCTACCACTGTGTGGCTGATTGTTTAATTATTGTGACATTCCACGATTCAAACGCAAAAGAAAGGCCCGCCTAAGCGAGCCTTTCACTAGAAGAATCATTGATTAAATAATCTGTAGAGCAATCCAGTAAAGCCCGGAAGATAGGCCAACGGCGACCGGCAAGGTCAGTACCCAGGCCATAAAGATGCTTTTCACGGTTTTGCTTTGAACGCCGCCGCCGTCAACCAGCATGGTTCCGGCCACAGCTGAGGAAAGTACCTGTGTGG
This DNA window, taken from Leminorella richardii, encodes the following:
- the uspA gene encoding universal stress protein UspA gives rise to the protein MAYKHILIAVDLSPESSVLVEKAVSMARPYDAKVSLIHVDVNYSDLYTGLIDVNMGDMQKRVSEETHDALTELAQNAGYPIAETLSGSGDLGQVLVDAIKKYDIDLVLCGHHQDFWSKLMSSARQLINTVHIDMLIVPLRDEEE